The Beijerinckiaceae bacterium RH AL1 genome has a segment encoding these proteins:
- the metG gene encoding Methionine--tRNA ligase (ID:RHAL1_01880;~source:Prodigal:2.6), whose translation MIPFIPGSMSDRPTFSISTAIPYANGAPHIGHAYELIATDAIGRFKALDGFDTLVMTGMDEHGQKMRQTAARRGITPQALADETAAQFEAMTATIGAHVDERVRTTQARHKIAAQTIWTRMREAGDIYLDTYAGWYSVRDEAYFAEDELTIEPDGTKRAPGGAPVEWVEEESYYFRLSAYAERLLAHYAAQPDFIVPEKYRNEIVAFVQRGLNDLSISRSTFDWGIPVPDDDRHVMYVWVDALTNYLTGTGWPDPQAPNARFWPMDVHMIGKDITRFHCIFWPAFLMSAGLPLPRQVVVHGFLFNKGEKMSKSVGNVITPASLADTYGTDQIRYFFLREVPFGSDGNYTHEGIVNRTNADLANDLGNLAQRSLSMIAKNCEGRAPEPGELTEADRAVLADARALPGIVREHMDKFAIHQALAAIWKVVADANRYFAGEEPWAKKKTDPARMATVLLVTAEVVRIVAILAQPFMPDAMTKMLDGLAIAPEDRTIAAIGHDFGLKPGHALPPPTPVFPRFVEKEVEA comes from the coding sequence ATGATCCCGTTCATCCCAGGAAGCATGTCCGACCGGCCCACCTTCTCGATCTCGACCGCGATCCCCTACGCCAACGGCGCGCCGCACATCGGCCACGCCTACGAGCTGATCGCCACCGACGCGATCGGCCGCTTCAAGGCGCTCGACGGCTTCGACACGCTCGTCATGACCGGCATGGACGAGCACGGCCAGAAGATGCGGCAGACGGCGGCGCGGCGCGGCATCACCCCGCAAGCGCTGGCCGACGAGACGGCGGCGCAGTTCGAGGCGATGACGGCGACGATCGGCGCCCATGTCGACGAGCGCGTGCGCACGACCCAGGCGCGCCACAAGATCGCCGCGCAGACGATCTGGACCCGCATGCGCGAGGCCGGCGACATCTATCTCGACACCTACGCCGGCTGGTACTCGGTGCGCGACGAGGCCTATTTCGCCGAGGACGAGCTGACGATCGAGCCCGACGGGACGAAGCGGGCGCCCGGCGGCGCGCCGGTCGAGTGGGTCGAGGAGGAAAGCTACTACTTCAGGCTCTCGGCCTACGCCGAGCGGCTGCTCGCGCACTACGCGGCGCAGCCGGACTTCATCGTGCCGGAGAAGTACCGCAACGAGATCGTCGCATTCGTCCAACGCGGGCTGAACGACCTGTCGATCTCGCGCTCGACCTTCGACTGGGGCATCCCGGTGCCCGACGACGACCGCCACGTGATGTACGTCTGGGTCGACGCGCTGACCAACTATCTCACCGGCACGGGCTGGCCCGATCCGCAGGCGCCGAACGCGCGCTTCTGGCCGATGGATGTCCACATGATCGGCAAGGACATCACGCGCTTCCACTGCATCTTCTGGCCGGCCTTCCTGATGTCGGCCGGGCTGCCGCTGCCGCGCCAGGTCGTCGTGCACGGCTTCCTCTTCAACAAAGGGGAGAAGATGTCGAAGTCGGTCGGCAACGTCATCACCCCGGCCTCGCTCGCCGACACCTACGGCACCGACCAGATCCGCTACTTCTTCCTGCGCGAGGTGCCGTTCGGCTCGGACGGCAACTACACGCACGAGGGCATCGTCAACCGCACCAACGCCGATCTCGCCAACGACCTCGGCAATCTCGCGCAGCGCTCGCTGTCGATGATCGCCAAGAACTGCGAGGGCAGGGCGCCCGAGCCGGGCGAGCTGACCGAGGCCGACAGGGCCGTTCTCGCCGACGCGCGGGCCCTGCCCGGCATCGTCCGCGAGCACATGGACAAGTTCGCGATCCACCAGGCGCTCGCCGCGATCTGGAAGGTGGTGGCGGACGCCAACCGCTACTTCGCCGGCGAGGAGCCGTGGGCGAAGAAGAAGACCGACCCCGCGCGCATGGCGACGGTTTTGCTCGTAACGGCCGAGGTCGTGCGCATCGTCGCGATCCTGGCGCAGCCCTTCATGCCGGACGCGATGACCAAGATGCTCGACGGGCTGGCGATCGCGCCCGAGGACCGCACGATCGCGGCGATCGGCCACGACTTCGGCTTGAAGCCGGGGCACGCGCTGCCGCCGCCGACGCCGGTCTTCCCGCGCTTCGTGGAGAAAGAGGTCGAAGCCTGA
- a CDS encoding exported protein of unknown function (ID:RHAL1_01869;~source:Prodigal:2.6): MPAERRPAAAKLATKGVLAALILTASPVATTAARADDCSGIMCLFHSNAPQQRQPAASAAPVAAPAAGEAAADPAPKAKPRAKPVPVVTIAADPSEAARLKPIAAAVSRPRVKIVDAKAGEGADFSLSTSLDQGGGAGKARLYPEAMHVIAGDKVHSFADLKGKNVSFGADGSAGQTVARKAFQAAGVSVAETPLELDNALDGLATGDIDAVVVLAPQPDARLTKLHAPNLHLVAWPEAASLPDGASATTIDAQAYPGFAKQEPKVAALAVDAVLVESPKGARQPAAKAFLGALTHHASVLGKRGFALLEADAGRRVANNDPR, translated from the coding sequence ATGCCCGCAGAAAGACGTCCGGCCGCTGCCAAGCTCGCCACCAAGGGGGTTCTGGCGGCCCTGATCTTGACGGCATCGCCCGTCGCCACGACCGCCGCCCGAGCCGACGATTGCTCCGGCATCATGTGCCTCTTCCACTCCAATGCGCCGCAGCAGCGGCAGCCCGCGGCCTCAGCCGCCCCGGTCGCCGCGCCGGCTGCGGGCGAGGCCGCCGCCGACCCCGCGCCCAAGGCGAAGCCCAGGGCCAAGCCGGTCCCCGTCGTGACCATCGCCGCCGATCCGAGCGAGGCCGCCCGCCTCAAGCCGATCGCCGCCGCCGTCTCGCGCCCGCGCGTAAAAATCGTCGACGCGAAGGCGGGCGAGGGGGCCGACTTCTCGCTCTCGACCTCGCTCGACCAGGGCGGCGGCGCCGGCAAGGCGCGGCTCTATCCCGAAGCGATGCACGTCATCGCCGGCGACAAGGTGCATTCGTTCGCCGACCTCAAGGGCAAGAACGTCAGCTTCGGCGCCGACGGCTCCGCCGGCCAGACGGTGGCGCGCAAGGCGTTCCAGGCGGCGGGCGTGAGCGTCGCCGAGACGCCGCTCGAGCTCGACAACGCCCTCGACGGCCTCGCGACCGGCGACATCGACGCCGTGGTGGTGCTGGCGCCGCAGCCCGACGCGCGGCTCACCAAGCTGCACGCGCCGAACCTGCATCTCGTCGCCTGGCCCGAGGCCGCATCGCTGCCGGACGGCGCGAGCGCGACGACCATCGACGCGCAAGCCTATCCGGGCTTCGCCAAGCAGGAGCCGAAGGTCGCGGCGCTCGCCGTCGATGCCGTGCTGGTCGAGAGCCCGAAGGGCGCGCGCCAGCCGGCCGCAAAGGCCTTCCTCGGGGCGCTGACGCACCACGCCTCGGTGCTCGGCAAGCGCGGCTTCGCGCTGCTCGAGGCCGACGCCGGGCGCCGCGTCGCCAACAACGACCCCCGCTGA
- a CDS encoding hypothetical protein (ID:RHAL1_01870;~conserved exported protein of unknown function;~source:Prodigal:2.6) codes for MRLLDRFCRRFSLTAFGVAVGLATLAPAAQAESEMSFRVIQLGERGYAISARGQITNETPDRFTEFLSENPQVRGRPVVLLDSPGGRVLASMAFGKVLRSVGASAIVAGVAGDGQGGVALTNAQCFSACVYALMGASKRVIPSSSMIGIHRMFAYEADVDPSGEIESVHRRYDDGRMRSYLQEYSSEMGVSPGLISAAEHISSDHLKILSRGEIRRYHLGATR; via the coding sequence ATGCGTCTCCTTGATCGATTCTGCCGTCGCTTTTCGCTCACCGCCTTCGGCGTCGCCGTCGGCCTCGCAACGCTAGCCCCCGCCGCGCAGGCCGAGAGCGAGATGAGCTTCCGCGTCATCCAGCTCGGCGAGCGCGGCTATGCCATCAGCGCGCGCGGCCAGATCACCAACGAGACGCCGGACCGCTTCACGGAATTCTTGAGCGAGAACCCGCAGGTGCGCGGCCGGCCGGTCGTGCTGCTCGATTCGCCGGGCGGCCGCGTGCTGGCCTCGATGGCCTTCGGCAAGGTGCTGCGCAGCGTCGGCGCGTCCGCCATCGTCGCCGGCGTCGCCGGGGACGGGCAGGGCGGCGTCGCGCTGACCAACGCGCAGTGCTTCTCGGCCTGCGTCTACGCGCTTATGGGGGCGAGCAAGCGGGTGATCCCGTCGTCGAGCATGATCGGCATCCACCGCATGTTCGCCTACGAGGCGGACGTCGATCCCTCCGGCGAGATCGAGTCGGTGCACCGCCGCTACGACGACGGCCGCATGCGCAGCTACCTGCAGGAATATTCGAGCGAGATGGGGGTCAGCCCCGGCCTGATCTCGGCCGCCGAGCACATCTCGTCGGATCACCTGAAGATCCTGTCGCGCGGGGAAATCCGCCGCTATCATCTCGGCGCAACGCGCTGA
- a CDS encoding Phosphoribosyl 1,2-cyclic phosphodiesterase (ID:RHAL1_01878;~source:Prodigal:2.6) — MSTKITILGCGSSGGVPRVGQGWGACDPKNPKNRRRRCSLLVERTGPAGTTRVLVDTSPDLREQLLDQGSDHLDAILMTHPHADHTNGIDDVRPLVLKAKRRITIHMDDHTASVVRRGFGYIFETPPGSGYPPLLDEARLEPGRSVVVEGPGGAIEALPFRVHHGEIDALGFRFGDVAYSPDLNAIPDASLPALENLDLWIVDALRYTRHPSHFSLEETLGWIARMRPARAILTNLHTDMDYATLAATLPAGIEPAFDGMVAEA, encoded by the coding sequence ATGAGCACCAAGATCACGATCCTCGGCTGCGGCTCCTCGGGCGGCGTGCCGCGGGTCGGCCAGGGCTGGGGCGCCTGCGATCCGAAAAACCCCAAGAATCGGCGCCGCCGCTGCTCGCTGCTCGTCGAGCGCACCGGACCCGCCGGCACGACGCGGGTGCTCGTCGACACCTCGCCGGACCTGCGCGAGCAGCTGCTCGACCAGGGCAGCGACCATCTCGACGCGATCCTCATGACGCACCCGCATGCCGACCACACCAACGGCATCGACGACGTGCGCCCGCTGGTGCTGAAGGCCAAGCGCCGCATCACCATCCACATGGACGATCACACGGCATCCGTCGTCCGGCGCGGCTTCGGCTACATCTTCGAGACGCCGCCCGGCAGCGGCTACCCGCCGCTGCTCGACGAGGCGCGACTCGAGCCCGGCCGCAGCGTGGTGGTGGAAGGGCCGGGCGGGGCGATCGAGGCCCTGCCGTTCCGAGTCCACCACGGCGAGATCGATGCGCTGGGCTTCCGCTTCGGCGACGTCGCCTACTCGCCCGACCTCAACGCGATCCCCGACGCGAGCCTGCCGGCGCTCGAGAACCTCGACCTGTGGATCGTCGACGCGCTGCGCTACACGCGCCACCCCAGCCATTTCTCGCTCGAGGAGACGCTCGGCTGGATCGCGCGGATGCGCCCGGCCCGCGCCATCCTCACCAATCTGCACACGGACATGGACTATGCGACGCTGGCCGCCACGCTGCCGGCCGGCATCGAGCCGGCGTTCGACGGGATGGTGGCGGAGGCCTGA
- a CDS encoding DNA polymerase III subunit delta (ID:RHAL1_01881;~source:Prodigal:2.6), with product MDTDEADRIEGTPHPRAATTLIGHADHERDLLDAYRSGRLPHAMIFGGPTGIGKATLAWRLAKFLLTNPLPQTPAVAEARDLSVAPGAKAAAQVAALSHPDVALLRREVNEKTKRFYTEIRADDVRKAISLFQRAAGAGGYRICIVDSAEDLNRSSANALLKLIEEPPPRSLFLLIAHRPGLILPTIRSRSRLVRLKALTGDEIARVVGTLGPPWTEAGEAAIAAACAQAQGSVHDALRLLGHSGVELDAMVGRLLERLPQVDWGQVHRLADQVTGRDGEQAFEIATTAIFDWLSRRVRDTGQVEPRRLAPYAEVWEKIAADARETDALNLDKRPLILSLFADLAAAVRAASA from the coding sequence ATGGACACCGACGAAGCCGATCGCATCGAGGGGACGCCGCATCCGCGCGCGGCGACGACGCTTATCGGCCACGCCGATCACGAGCGCGACCTGCTCGACGCCTATCGCTCCGGCCGATTGCCACATGCGATGATCTTCGGTGGCCCTACCGGTATCGGTAAGGCTACCCTGGCGTGGCGTCTGGCCAAGTTTCTTCTCACGAATCCCCTGCCGCAGACCCCCGCCGTGGCGGAGGCGCGCGATCTGTCGGTGGCGCCCGGCGCGAAGGCGGCGGCGCAGGTCGCGGCACTGTCGCATCCCGACGTCGCGCTGCTGCGCCGCGAGGTGAACGAGAAGACCAAGCGCTTCTACACGGAGATCCGCGCCGACGACGTGCGCAAGGCGATCTCGCTGTTCCAGCGCGCCGCGGGGGCAGGGGGCTACCGCATCTGCATCGTCGACTCGGCCGAGGACCTGAACCGCTCGTCGGCGAACGCGCTGCTCAAGCTCATCGAGGAGCCGCCGCCGCGCTCGCTGTTCCTGCTGATCGCCCACCGGCCGGGGCTCATCCTGCCGACCATCCGCTCGCGCTCGCGCCTCGTGCGGCTGAAGGCGCTGACCGGCGACGAGATCGCCCGGGTCGTCGGGACGCTCGGGCCGCCGTGGACGGAGGCGGGCGAGGCCGCGATCGCGGCGGCCTGCGCGCAGGCGCAGGGCTCGGTGCACGACGCGCTCCGCCTGCTCGGCCACAGCGGCGTCGAGCTCGACGCCATGGTCGGCCGCCTGCTCGAGCGCCTGCCGCAGGTCGACTGGGGCCAGGTGCACCGGCTCGCCGACCAGGTCACCGGGCGCGACGGCGAGCAGGCCTTCGAGATCGCCACGACCGCGATCTTCGACTGGCTGTCGCGCCGGGTGCGGGACACCGGGCAGGTCGAGCCGCGTCGCCTTGCCCCCTATGCCGAGGTGTGGGAGAAGATCGCCGCCGACGCCCGCGAGACGGATGCCCTCAATCTCGACAAGCGCCCGCTGATCCTGTCCCTTTTCGCCGACCTCGCGGCGGCGGTTCGCGCCGCCTCCGCATGA
- a CDS encoding protein of unknown function (ID:RHAL1_01874;~source:Prodigal:2.6), with protein sequence MYRLSATQSRRSPRCNNECVNETVASAHDALSALRRLSRTYEIVYIYDEDGHRADVLDLLKGSFSETRGCGTSARTN encoded by the coding sequence ATGTACCGGCTATCGGCAACCCAGTCGCGGCGCAGCCCGCGTTGCAATAACGAATGCGTCAACGAAACGGTCGCCAGCGCGCACGACGCGCTCAGCGCGCTGCGGCGGCTCTCCCGGACCTACGAGATCGTCTACATCTACGACGAGGACGGCCACCGCGCCGATGTCCTCGACCTCCTGAAGGGCTCGTTCTCCGAGACGCGCGGCTGCGGGACGTCGGCCCGGACGAACTAG
- the mazG gene encoding Nucleoside triphosphate pyrophosphohydrolase (ID:RHAL1_01876;~source:Prodigal:2.6): MPIADSQSPDSIARLIEIVASLRTPGTGCPWDLQQTHKTLAPYALEEAYEVVDAIERGSLEDLREELGDLLLQVVFHARLGEEVGSFRFADIAAGVCDKMVRRHPHVFLAEPKKLPPSGVDKIWEAMRLKREARLGKPPQPEPTPVHGLLAAMAAGADAARPTMSNEVWEAIKAEERKAKGKDQKPKGLLADVPSTLPGLTRAVKLQRKASSVGFDWSDAKLVLAKIREEIDEIERAIDGASREAVADEIGDLLFAVANLARHVNADPETAVRGANAKFERRFAHIETALAAKGSAAQDVTLEEMEELWVEAKAAGL; this comes from the coding sequence ATGCCCATCGCAGACAGCCAATCGCCCGACAGCATCGCCCGCCTGATCGAGATCGTCGCGTCTCTGCGCACCCCCGGCACGGGGTGTCCCTGGGACCTGCAGCAGACGCACAAGACGCTCGCCCCGTACGCGCTTGAAGAGGCCTACGAGGTCGTCGACGCCATCGAGCGCGGCAGCCTCGAGGATCTTCGCGAGGAGCTCGGCGACCTGCTGCTCCAGGTCGTCTTTCACGCACGGCTCGGCGAGGAGGTGGGCTCCTTCCGCTTCGCCGACATCGCCGCCGGCGTCTGCGACAAGATGGTGCGGCGCCACCCGCACGTCTTCCTGGCCGAGCCGAAGAAGCTGCCGCCGTCGGGCGTCGACAAGATCTGGGAGGCAATGCGCCTGAAGCGCGAAGCAAGGCTCGGCAAGCCGCCGCAGCCCGAGCCGACGCCGGTGCACGGCCTGCTCGCCGCCATGGCCGCGGGCGCCGATGCCGCCAGGCCGACCATGTCGAACGAGGTGTGGGAGGCGATCAAGGCCGAGGAGCGCAAGGCGAAGGGCAAGGACCAGAAGCCGAAGGGCCTGCTTGCCGACGTGCCCTCCACCCTGCCCGGCCTGACGCGCGCCGTGAAGCTGCAGCGCAAGGCCTCGAGCGTCGGCTTCGACTGGAGCGACGCCAAGCTGGTGCTGGCGAAGATCCGCGAGGAGATCGACGAGATCGAGCGCGCGATCGACGGCGCCTCGCGCGAGGCCGTCGCCGACGAGATCGGCGACTTGCTGTTTGCGGTAGCCAACCTGGCGCGGCACGTCAACGCCGATCCGGAGACGGCGGTGCGCGGCGCGAACGCGAAGTTCGAGCGCCGCTTCGCGCACATCGAGACGGCGCTCGCCGCCAAGGGCTCGGCCGCGCAGGACGTGACGCTCGAGGAGATGGAAGAGCTTTGGGTCGAAGCCAAAGCCGCGGGGCTGTAG
- a CDS encoding hypothetical protein (ID:RHAL1_01873;~conserved protein of unknown function;~source:Prodigal:2.6) has translation MRRRERKLIGVVATIVFVVVYALAAMALAQLEVTKGAPTVLQWIYYAVVGMGWILPLMPLIAWMERPDPDGPQQS, from the coding sequence ATGCGTCGGCGCGAACGCAAGCTCATTGGCGTCGTCGCGACGATCGTCTTCGTCGTCGTCTACGCGCTTGCCGCGATGGCGCTGGCCCAGCTCGAGGTCACCAAGGGCGCGCCGACGGTGCTGCAGTGGATCTACTACGCGGTCGTCGGCATGGGCTGGATCCTGCCGCTGATGCCGTTGATCGCCTGGATGGAGCGCCCGGACCCGGACGGCCCACAGCAAAGCTAG
- the yabD gene encoding putative metal-dependent hydrolase YabD (ID:RHAL1_01879;~source:Prodigal:2.6) codes for MIIDSHCHLDFPDFAPERDAVVARARAAGLARMITISTRVDKFEQVRAVAEAYDDVFFTVGTHPHEAHQDPEVPAERIVELARHPKCVGIGEAGLDYHYDRPPRDVAARVFRTHIQAARLSGLPLVIHTRDADEDTAAILVDEMGKGAFKALLHCFTAGAALAETALELGLTISFSGVLTFKNSAALREIAARVPADRLLVETDAPFLAPVPHRGKRNEPAFVTETARVLAATRGVTYEEIAATTTANVLRLFDKMPAPLAKAA; via the coding sequence ATGATCATCGACAGCCACTGCCATCTCGACTTCCCCGATTTCGCGCCAGAGCGCGACGCGGTGGTGGCGCGCGCCCGCGCCGCCGGCCTGGCGCGGATGATCACGATCTCGACGCGGGTCGACAAGTTCGAGCAGGTGAGGGCGGTCGCCGAGGCCTACGACGACGTGTTCTTCACCGTCGGCACGCACCCGCACGAGGCGCACCAAGACCCCGAGGTGCCGGCCGAGCGGATCGTCGAGCTGGCCCGCCATCCCAAGTGCGTCGGCATCGGCGAGGCCGGGCTCGACTACCACTACGATCGCCCGCCACGGGACGTCGCCGCGCGGGTGTTCCGCACACACATCCAGGCGGCGCGGCTCTCCGGCCTACCGCTCGTCATCCACACCCGCGATGCGGATGAAGACACCGCGGCGATCCTCGTCGACGAGATGGGGAAGGGCGCCTTCAAGGCCCTGCTCCATTGCTTCACCGCCGGCGCCGCGCTTGCCGAGACGGCCCTCGAGCTCGGCCTGACGATCTCGTTCTCCGGCGTGCTCACCTTCAAGAACTCGGCCGCGCTGCGCGAGATCGCCGCCCGCGTGCCGGCCGACCGCCTGCTCGTCGAGACCGACGCGCCGTTCCTGGCGCCGGTGCCGCATCGCGGCAAGCGCAACGAGCCGGCCTTCGTGACGGAGACGGCGCGCGTCCTCGCCGCGACGCGCGGCGTCACCTACGAGGAGATCGCCGCGACGACGACGGCCAACGTCCTGCGGCTCTTCGACAAGATGCCGGCGCCGCTCGCGAAGGCCGCATGA
- a CDS encoding Cold-shock DNA-binding domain protein (ID:RHAL1_01877;~source:Prodigal:2.6), translating into MNKGRDFRGPKKRGFDDDAPFQYDAPRVPRNPRPAFGGTPPGGGFGGGAPDMGGSAATVDAVVKWFKGEKGFGFVELSNGQGDAFLHIGALQSAGYETVPPGAKLKVSVGSGMKGMQVTRVFEVDTAGAAERAPQRPSFGDSPRPQRRAPDPSTAVSVSGNVKWFDDNKGFGFVQSNDGGKDVFVHISILGPSGVHHLAEGQAVNMRVVDTPKGREALSISLA; encoded by the coding sequence ATGAATAAAGGTAGAGATTTCAGGGGGCCGAAGAAGCGTGGCTTCGACGACGATGCTCCCTTCCAGTACGACGCGCCGCGCGTCCCGCGCAATCCGCGTCCGGCCTTCGGCGGCACGCCGCCAGGTGGTGGGTTCGGCGGCGGTGCGCCGGACATGGGCGGCTCGGCCGCCACGGTCGACGCCGTGGTCAAGTGGTTCAAGGGCGAGAAGGGCTTCGGCTTCGTCGAGCTTTCGAACGGCCAGGGCGACGCCTTCCTGCACATCGGTGCCCTCCAGTCCGCCGGCTACGAGACGGTGCCCCCGGGCGCGAAGCTCAAGGTGTCCGTCGGCAGCGGCATGAAGGGCATGCAGGTTACCCGCGTGTTCGAGGTCGACACCGCTGGCGCCGCCGAGCGCGCCCCGCAGCGCCCCTCGTTCGGCGACAGCCCGCGGCCGCAGCGCCGCGCGCCCGACCCGTCGACCGCCGTGTCGGTCTCCGGCAACGTGAAGTGGTTCGACGACAACAAGGGCTTCGGCTTCGTGCAGTCGAACGACGGCGGCAAGGACGTCTTCGTCCACATCTCGATCCTCGGCCCCTCGGGCGTGCATCACCTGGCCGAGGGCCAGGCGGTCAACATGCGCGTCGTCGACACGCCGAAGGGCCGAGAGGCGCTCTCGATCTCGCTCGCCTGA
- a CDS encoding protein of unknown function (ID:RHAL1_01875;~source:Prodigal:2.6): MTRSFDFDAAPDEIVPPPLDNDIPSDDELDALCDELMRFDATTMGAATAVAPKVDAATTQAGAAVPAPQKTPIE; this comes from the coding sequence GTGACCCGCTCCTTCGACTTCGACGCCGCGCCCGACGAGATCGTGCCGCCGCCGCTCGACAACGACATCCCGTCCGACGACGAGCTGGACGCCCTGTGCGACGAGCTCATGCGCTTCGACGCGACGACGATGGGCGCGGCGACCGCGGTCGCGCCGAAGGTGGACGCTGCGACCACGCAGGCCGGCGCTGCCGTGCCGGCGCCTCAGAAGACGCCGATCGAGTAG
- the ctaA gene encoding Heme A synthase (ID:RHAL1_01872;~source:Prodigal:2.6), with protein MSMTSPTSAPPRSAAVAAWLWSLAGLVFLMVVLGGATRLTESGLSITEWKPVTGVIPPLSQAAWLEAFEKYKRIPQYAVMFPNMTLGHFQAIFLMEWTHRLVGRLLGIVLVVPLVGFLIARKLDRRLLLQMLGILALGGLQGFVGWWMVSSGLTGRVEVAQERLAVHLLLASLSFAALTWIAASQRPAGEPAMPPALRRLASLVVALVLVQIGFGALVAGLRAGYAFNTWPLMAGQLVPADLLGTLSPWWRNLVDNVAEVQFQHRMTAYLVLALALAQAIWTARVAPGTSAARRAGALAGLVALQAAIGILTLLFVVPIWAGMLHQAFAMVVLGMAVVHRQRLGAAGVVAHEAAHRRHLAGAVVY; from the coding sequence ATGAGCATGACCAGCCCGACTTCCGCCCCTCCCCGCTCGGCCGCTGTCGCCGCCTGGCTGTGGAGCCTCGCCGGGCTCGTGTTCCTGATGGTCGTTCTAGGCGGGGCGACGCGCCTTACCGAATCCGGCCTCTCGATCACCGAGTGGAAGCCGGTGACGGGCGTCATCCCGCCGCTGTCGCAGGCCGCGTGGCTCGAGGCCTTCGAGAAGTACAAGCGCATCCCGCAGTACGCGGTGATGTTCCCCAACATGACGCTCGGCCATTTCCAGGCGATCTTCCTGATGGAATGGACGCATCGCCTCGTCGGCCGGCTGCTCGGGATCGTGCTCGTCGTGCCGCTCGTCGGCTTCCTTATCGCCCGCAAGCTCGACCGGCGCCTGCTCCTGCAGATGCTCGGGATCCTCGCGCTCGGCGGCCTGCAGGGCTTCGTCGGCTGGTGGATGGTCTCCTCGGGTCTCACCGGCCGCGTCGAGGTCGCGCAGGAGCGGCTCGCCGTCCACCTCCTGCTCGCCTCGCTCAGCTTCGCGGCCCTGACGTGGATCGCCGCCTCGCAGCGGCCCGCCGGCGAGCCCGCCATGCCCCCTGCCCTGCGGCGGCTCGCGAGCCTCGTCGTCGCGCTGGTGCTGGTGCAGATCGGCTTCGGCGCGCTCGTCGCGGGGCTGCGCGCCGGCTACGCCTTCAACACCTGGCCGCTGATGGCCGGGCAGCTCGTGCCGGCCGACCTCCTCGGCACGCTGTCGCCGTGGTGGCGCAACCTCGTCGACAACGTCGCCGAGGTGCAGTTCCAGCACCGGATGACCGCCTATCTCGTGCTCGCCCTGGCGCTCGCGCAGGCGATCTGGACCGCGCGCGTGGCGCCCGGCACGTCGGCGGCGCGGCGCGCCGGGGCGCTTGCCGGGCTGGTCGCGCTGCAGGCGGCGATCGGCATCCTGACGCTGCTCTTCGTCGTTCCGATCTGGGCCGGCATGCTGCACCAGGCCTTCGCGATGGTCGTGCTGGGCATGGCGGTGGTGCATCGCCAGCGCCTCGGCGCAGCCGGCGTGGTAGCCCACGAGGCGGCGCATCGCCGGCATCTCGCGGGAGCGGTCGTCTACTGA